In a single window of the Bacillus carboniphilus genome:
- a CDS encoding response regulator, with translation MLVDDHAILRDGLRNLLEAEEDIRVVGEAVSGEDALEKIKDCNPDIVLMDINMPKMNGVEVTSLLKKNYPSTKVLILTMHNHDEFFMSAIREGADGYLLKDAPSQQVIDAIRTVANGESVIHPTMTKKLLNFHQQKGNPEEESTILTEREKEVLQCLVEGLSNKEIADRLFISDKTVKIHVSKIFKKLNVKSRSQVVIYAVKNQIVPLPNTK, from the coding sequence ATGTTGGTGGATGACCATGCTATTTTAAGAGATGGTTTAAGGAACCTGTTAGAAGCTGAGGAAGATATCCGAGTTGTGGGTGAAGCAGTTTCCGGAGAAGATGCTTTGGAAAAGATTAAGGATTGCAATCCGGATATCGTCCTTATGGATATTAATATGCCAAAGATGAATGGTGTTGAAGTGACCAGCCTTTTGAAAAAGAATTACCCATCTACCAAAGTACTAATATTAACCATGCATAACCATGATGAGTTTTTCATGTCTGCTATCAGAGAAGGGGCTGATGGATATTTATTAAAAGATGCTCCATCCCAACAGGTGATTGATGCAATCCGAACAGTAGCAAACGGTGAGTCTGTCATTCATCCTACTATGACAAAAAAACTGTTGAACTTTCACCAACAGAAAGGTAACCCAGAAGAAGAGAGTACGATTTTAACGGAAAGAGAAAAAGAAGTCTTGCAATGCCTAGTTGAAGGTCTTTCCAATAAAGAGATTGCTGACCGCTTATTTATAAGTGATAAAACGGTAAAAATACATGTAAGTAAAATATTCAAGAAACTAAATGTAAAAAGTCGTTCTCAAGTTGTGATATATGCAGTAAAGAACCAAATAGTACCACTTCCAAATACTAAATAA
- a CDS encoding GAF domain-containing sensor histidine kinase, with translation MKKILVLPKTEKPAKIYLYFISIVGWMFVFLQAFQLDSLWDPWIFGLLIVFMAICELYPMPVWKGYTSISFPIVFSLYVVFGFSSAMITYALVIFIVNIVDRRPLRISFFNPAQLVISFAISAVLAEKLQPLFVTSTHGILMNLSELFILSILFYFFNNLLVDLVLLLRPQPYPFRVWKQKLFSEFNSGIISFVYSGLFLILGSQNRGEIDVFSFFFFFSPLVGLSLLSSVIVRLKTERNRLKALFSLTSTLNKMLPTKDWVDALKYSFHELIDVEGILLWTAENGKWNVSYHKGRVYPNHDLQREMAQLFESMKKPIIIKDSKKENIPVKQCFDSDLRSFVFAPLVIDSETIGVIVVARSRTKSFNHGEVQSILTLANQLAVTIKTKVLISEKEKRTLLEERNRIARDIHDGIAQTLAGALMKLETAQRKWEKSPEESQHMVFDSIEKLRGSLKQVRQSIYALQPNPTERLGLQSAIKHKIRVFEQETGLEFTFEERGKTEVISSMVEKILFETFQESVQNIVKHAKASKVEILLSYQKETIILKIKDNGVGFSLLEAMLKAQKEPHFGILQMNDAAERIGSSLQIDSKPGKGTEIILTVPKMGIEGGVDFDQSHVGG, from the coding sequence ATGAAAAAAATTCTAGTTCTTCCAAAAACGGAAAAACCAGCAAAAATTTATTTATACTTCATTTCTATTGTTGGTTGGATGTTTGTTTTTCTACAAGCTTTTCAATTAGATTCTCTTTGGGATCCATGGATATTTGGCCTTTTGATTGTATTTATGGCCATTTGTGAGCTGTATCCCATGCCTGTTTGGAAAGGATATACATCCATTAGTTTTCCTATAGTTTTTTCTTTATATGTAGTATTCGGGTTTTCTTCCGCTATGATTACCTACGCGCTGGTTATTTTTATTGTTAATATTGTGGACCGCAGACCCCTTAGGATTTCTTTTTTTAATCCTGCACAATTAGTCATAAGTTTTGCTATTTCTGCAGTACTCGCTGAAAAACTCCAACCCCTTTTTGTAACTAGCACTCATGGAATTTTAATGAATCTAAGTGAACTTTTTATTCTATCCATCCTTTTTTACTTTTTTAATAATTTATTAGTGGATTTAGTTCTTTTGCTAAGACCACAACCGTATCCGTTTCGTGTGTGGAAACAAAAGCTATTTTCTGAGTTTAATAGTGGAATCATATCATTTGTTTACAGCGGTTTGTTTCTAATCCTTGGAAGCCAAAATCGGGGTGAAATTGATGTTTTTTCATTTTTCTTCTTTTTCTCTCCACTTGTAGGGCTTTCGCTTTTAAGTTCAGTCATTGTTCGACTAAAAACAGAAAGAAACCGTTTAAAGGCTCTATTTTCATTAACCTCAACTTTAAATAAAATGCTACCCACAAAAGATTGGGTAGATGCACTTAAATATAGCTTTCATGAACTCATTGATGTTGAAGGAATTCTTTTATGGACAGCTGAAAATGGAAAATGGAATGTTAGTTATCATAAGGGAAGGGTCTATCCCAACCATGACCTGCAGAGAGAAATGGCTCAATTATTCGAGAGTATGAAAAAACCAATTATTATAAAGGATAGTAAAAAGGAAAATATTCCGGTAAAACAATGCTTTGATTCGGATCTACGGAGTTTCGTTTTTGCTCCTCTCGTCATAGATTCTGAAACGATAGGTGTCATTGTCGTAGCAAGAAGTAGAACGAAAAGCTTTAATCATGGAGAGGTTCAATCTATTTTAACTCTAGCCAATCAATTAGCGGTCACGATTAAGACCAAGGTTCTTATATCAGAGAAAGAGAAGAGAACTCTATTGGAGGAACGTAATCGAATTGCTCGGGATATTCATGATGGTATTGCTCAAACATTAGCTGGTGCTTTAATGAAGCTGGAAACAGCACAAAGAAAATGGGAGAAGTCACCAGAGGAATCTCAACATATGGTATTTGATAGCATTGAAAAATTGAGAGGAAGCTTGAAACAAGTTAGACAATCTATCTATGCCCTCCAGCCAAATCCAACTGAAAGATTAGGACTCCAATCAGCTATAAAACATAAAATTAGAGTATTTGAACAAGAAACAGGACTTGAATTCACATTTGAGGAAAGAGGTAAAACAGAAGTTATAAGTTCCATGGTAGAAAAAATTCTATTTGAAACCTTTCAAGAAAGTGTCCAAAATATTGTGAAACACGCAAAAGCATCTAAGGTCGAAATTCTACTAAGTTACCAAAAAGAAACCATCATTTTAAAGATTAAAGATAATGGCGTCGGTTTCTCATTATTAGAAGCTATGCTAAAGGCACAAAAGGAGCCGCATTTTGGGATATTACAGATGAATGACGCGGCAGAAAGAATCGGCTCGTCACTTCAAATTGACAGTAAGCCAGGTAAAGGAACTGAAATCATATTAACAGTCCCGAAAATGGGAATAGAGGGGGGAGTAGATTTTGATCAATCTCATGTTGGTGGATGA
- a CDS encoding S8 family serine peptidase encodes MRKILCALLTMTLLLSISLSSNYFVKASSQVILDDQLQEVLFTESGPFEVIVTFNATGAPTNNQMQLLKDLGIKIGTTMKSLPMAGIVATKAQIEKLTESDEVFSIYLNKRLEYVNDISTAVTGVDKLRTDDQFRKQNGGLPVTGKGVGIVVNDSGVDGTHKDIEYGRNLVQNVLGTTNLSSITGIVPVSYTEGVINTDTNSGHGTHVAGTVGGTGAMSAGKHEGVAPGADLIGYGSGGALLVLDSLGGFDYAITHQEEYNIRIITNSWGSSGDFDPYDPVNIASKAAFDRGIVVLFAAGNEGPGENTHNPYAKAPWVISVAAGEKSGKLADFSSRGTKGVGGTFTLNGQEWTWEDRPTITAPGVDIISTKTVSPLTLLSADVDAAMIETAYLPYYTVMSGTSMATPHVAGIVALLLEANPLLSPSDVKELLQKTATNMPGYESWEVGAGYVNAYAAVDKAFSNRPYGETVNLYENFNSEVESETTQQDFSIDYNPVTLVSDNAHVFTVTEGLSSLVAKVNGEGILSQTGNSINLVLVAPDGTEYSSGISLLFPLYYDRTVSVNNPMPGTWKAELRGLRGEEINPTDGIALPEVVNGTLKFSRVSGYTGLDDIEGHEASEAIKMAVSERLLDGYQNGTFKPDQQLKRIELAKYLVMGAEIRQYLPENTTLLDVESHNVAYAEAVTARGAAFKDIRQVFDGVMKAKEDGTFASEDSVTRTELAYSLVQALGLQEEATSFSGVLTVQYGEERVVIKDADQIPTELKGYVQLALDLNILNAYFEITQGTYELTPTVYATFAPSQTVTRGDFAVAISRYYHAFLTQ; translated from the coding sequence ATGAGGAAAATACTATGTGCTTTACTTACTATGACTCTATTGTTGTCCATTAGTCTTTCATCCAACTATTTTGTCAAAGCTTCTAGCCAAGTCATTTTGGATGATCAACTTCAAGAGGTATTGTTCACAGAGTCTGGTCCATTTGAAGTGATTGTAACTTTTAATGCTACAGGTGCACCAACTAATAACCAAATGCAGCTATTAAAGGACTTAGGAATTAAAATTGGAACAACTATGAAGTCTCTACCGATGGCTGGCATTGTAGCAACAAAGGCACAGATTGAAAAACTAACTGAAAGCGATGAAGTATTCTCTATTTACTTAAATAAACGTCTAGAATATGTAAATGACATTTCTACTGCTGTTACAGGTGTAGACAAACTACGGACGGATGATCAGTTTCGTAAGCAAAATGGTGGTTTACCAGTTACAGGTAAGGGCGTTGGGATTGTTGTAAATGATAGTGGAGTGGACGGAACACACAAAGATATCGAGTATGGCAGAAATTTAGTGCAAAACGTTTTAGGAACTACTAACTTAAGTAGCATTACTGGTATTGTTCCAGTTTCCTATACTGAAGGGGTAATCAATACAGATACCAACTCAGGACATGGTACTCATGTAGCTGGAACGGTAGGTGGAACAGGGGCAATGTCAGCCGGAAAACATGAAGGTGTAGCTCCAGGGGCAGATCTGATTGGCTATGGCTCAGGTGGTGCGCTTTTGGTTCTTGATTCATTAGGTGGCTTTGATTACGCGATTACACACCAAGAGGAATACAACATTCGCATTATCACGAATTCTTGGGGTTCTTCAGGTGATTTTGATCCATATGACCCTGTTAATATAGCGAGTAAAGCTGCTTTTGACAGAGGGATTGTTGTTTTGTTTGCAGCTGGAAACGAAGGCCCAGGTGAAAACACACATAATCCTTATGCAAAAGCTCCATGGGTCATTTCGGTTGCTGCTGGTGAAAAAAGTGGTAAACTTGCTGATTTTTCATCACGAGGTACAAAAGGAGTAGGTGGCACGTTCACATTAAATGGGCAAGAGTGGACTTGGGAGGATCGTCCAACAATAACAGCACCAGGGGTTGATATTATCTCAACCAAGACTGTTTCCCCTCTAACATTACTCTCGGCTGACGTGGATGCAGCTATGATTGAAACAGCATACCTTCCTTACTACACGGTTATGAGCGGAACATCTATGGCCACGCCGCATGTTGCAGGAATTGTTGCCTTACTATTAGAAGCTAATCCGTTATTATCACCTTCAGACGTTAAGGAGCTATTGCAAAAAACAGCTACAAATATGCCGGGATATGAATCCTGGGAGGTAGGTGCAGGTTATGTCAATGCATACGCAGCAGTTGACAAAGCTTTTTCTAATAGGCCATATGGTGAAACAGTTAACTTATACGAAAATTTTAATAGTGAAGTGGAAAGTGAAACAACACAACAAGACTTTTCGATTGATTATAATCCAGTTACTCTTGTTTCTGATAATGCCCATGTATTCACGGTTACGGAAGGATTGAGTAGCTTAGTAGCAAAAGTGAACGGAGAAGGTATTTTGAGTCAAACAGGCAATTCAATCAACTTAGTATTGGTTGCTCCAGATGGGACAGAGTATAGCTCAGGGATTAGTTTATTATTCCCTCTATACTATGATCGAACCGTTTCAGTGAATAATCCGATGCCAGGTACCTGGAAGGCAGAATTACGCGGATTAAGGGGAGAAGAAATAAATCCTACTGACGGGATTGCATTACCTGAAGTGGTAAATGGAACCTTAAAATTTTCAAGAGTCAGTGGATACACGGGGTTAGATGACATTGAGGGCCATGAAGCCTCAGAAGCTATAAAAATGGCAGTAAGTGAGAGATTGCTAGATGGGTATCAGAACGGAACATTTAAACCTGATCAACAATTAAAAAGAATTGAATTAGCTAAATATTTGGTAATGGGTGCTGAAATCCGTCAATATCTCCCAGAAAATACAACCTTGCTAGATGTTGAGTCTCATAATGTAGCATATGCTGAAGCAGTAACGGCAAGAGGAGCAGCCTTTAAAGATATACGCCAAGTTTTTGATGGTGTTATGAAGGCTAAAGAGGATGGAACCTTTGCATCAGAGGATTCAGTTACAAGAACTGAGCTAGCCTATTCACTAGTTCAAGCACTTGGTCTGCAAGAAGAAGCAACTAGTTTTTCTGGCGTGCTCACCGTACAGTATGGAGAAGAGAGAGTTGTCATTAAAGATGCAGATCAAATTCCAACAGAACTTAAAGGGTATGTTCAATTAGCTTTAGATTTAAATATATTAAATGCTTATTTTGAAATAACACAGGGGACATATGAATTAACGCCAACAGTTTACGCTACCTTTGCGCCTTCTCAAACAGTTACAAGAGGGGATTTTGCTGTAGCTATTTCAAGATACTACCATGCCTTCTTAACACAATAA
- a CDS encoding S8 family serine peptidase, producing MKLKAIFLSAILVISSWFTIGPTVDATIQLSEAHLDPDLESLLGTTVEPIEVIVTFRSDNGPTESQLNLLRNVGITSGVTFESLPIAGVLATADQINALLNSPEVYSIYDNEKVEYENDTGTEITGVDRLRTDDTLRKLNGGLPVTGKGIGVVVNDSGIDGTHPDLEYGNHVVQNVMASTNLHALDTLLPITYVENVPNTDSTGGHGTHVAGIVGATGEMSSGKYEGVAPGADIIGYGSGAAVAILDTIGGFDYALTHQTEYNIRVITNSWGTTSDAGTPFDPYDPINIATKRLYDRGIITIFSAGNSGPGESTISGNYKKAPWVITVAAGTKNGKLTDFSSRGADGKSGTVEVDGKSFTWEDQPTITAPGEGIISTRVIAPVSSLGATDDVNNIEPAHLPYYTTMSGTSMAAPHVAGVVALMLEANPFLSPDEVKDIIHNTATNMPGYEDWEVGAGYVNAYAAVDAAFSDRPYGTTVNANQQFYANVEMDVKREPFTISYSSLNLTGNTLEFQVEEGLTELTAKINAYGLLGLTGNTINLVLIAPDGTRYSSGIYVLFPLYTDRTVQVISPQPGTWTLQLEGLDGVALEETIQGELSFKKAGSFTGLQDIEGHPAEAAIKLGVTERLLDSYSDGNFRPDENLNRIELARFLVMGAGVRQYLPLSGAKSFKDVKETEIAFAEAVAATGAALRDTSNTNKGVLLPTSDGKFSPKQSVTRAELAYSLVQNLGLQKEAETKMADSITVQYKGERIPVEDAGEIPSHLRGYVQLALDLNILHAYFDITQGPYDLQPTVKATFNPNGHVTRGEYAVAISRYFAAY from the coding sequence ATGAAATTAAAAGCCATTTTTTTATCAGCGATCCTGGTTATCTCGTCATGGTTTACGATAGGACCAACGGTTGATGCAACTATTCAGCTATCAGAAGCACATCTAGATCCGGATTTGGAAAGTTTATTAGGGACAACGGTTGAACCAATTGAAGTAATCGTTACCTTTAGAAGTGACAACGGTCCAACGGAATCTCAACTTAATCTACTTCGTAATGTAGGGATTACATCTGGGGTTACATTTGAAAGTCTGCCAATAGCAGGTGTTCTCGCTACTGCAGATCAAATAAACGCTTTACTCAATAGTCCAGAGGTATATTCCATTTATGACAATGAAAAGGTGGAATATGAGAACGACACTGGAACAGAAATAACTGGGGTTGATCGTCTACGTACAGATGACACTCTTCGCAAGCTAAACGGTGGTTTACCGGTTACAGGAAAAGGGATTGGGGTTGTAGTCAATGATAGTGGAATAGACGGTACTCATCCTGATTTAGAATATGGGAACCACGTCGTACAAAACGTAATGGCATCCACTAATTTACACGCATTGGATACTTTGTTACCTATTACTTATGTAGAGAATGTTCCTAATACAGATAGTACTGGGGGACATGGAACGCACGTTGCCGGTATTGTAGGAGCAACGGGTGAAATGTCGAGTGGAAAATATGAAGGAGTAGCACCTGGAGCAGATATCATTGGATATGGATCCGGAGCGGCTGTTGCTATATTGGACACCATTGGTGGATTTGATTATGCATTAACACACCAGACTGAATACAACATTCGTGTGATTACAAATTCCTGGGGAACCACGAGTGATGCAGGAACACCGTTTGATCCATATGACCCAATCAATATTGCCACGAAAAGATTGTATGATCGTGGAATTATCACCATTTTTTCAGCAGGAAATTCAGGGCCTGGAGAATCGACAATCTCAGGTAACTATAAAAAAGCTCCTTGGGTCATTACCGTTGCAGCTGGTACCAAAAATGGTAAATTAACGGATTTTTCCTCACGTGGTGCTGATGGAAAGAGTGGAACAGTAGAAGTTGATGGAAAAAGCTTTACTTGGGAAGATCAGCCGACTATTACAGCACCAGGTGAAGGTATTATTTCGACTAGAGTTATCGCACCAGTTTCTAGCTTAGGTGCTACAGATGATGTAAATAACATAGAGCCTGCACACCTACCGTACTACACAACAATGAGCGGAACCTCCATGGCTGCCCCACATGTTGCGGGTGTTGTAGCTTTAATGTTAGAAGCAAACCCATTTTTATCACCTGATGAAGTAAAGGATATCATTCATAATACAGCAACCAATATGCCTGGATATGAGGATTGGGAAGTAGGAGCAGGTTATGTAAATGCTTATGCGGCTGTTGATGCTGCCTTCTCAGACCGACCTTATGGAACAACTGTTAATGCTAATCAACAGTTTTATGCGAATGTTGAAATGGATGTGAAAAGGGAACCATTTACGATTTCATACAGTTCACTCAATTTAACCGGTAATACATTAGAATTCCAGGTAGAAGAAGGTTTAACAGAGTTAACAGCCAAAATTAACGCATATGGACTACTAGGTTTAACAGGAAATACGATTAACCTTGTATTGATTGCTCCGGATGGAACGCGATATAGTTCAGGAATATATGTATTATTTCCTCTCTATACGGATCGGACTGTTCAGGTTATTTCACCTCAGCCAGGCACCTGGACATTACAGCTGGAAGGGCTAGATGGAGTAGCACTTGAAGAAACAATCCAAGGTGAACTATCCTTTAAAAAAGCTGGGTCATTTACTGGTTTACAAGATATAGAAGGGCATCCTGCAGAAGCAGCTATTAAGCTTGGGGTTACAGAACGTTTGCTAGATAGCTATTCTGACGGAAATTTCCGTCCGGATGAAAACTTGAATCGAATAGAATTGGCCAGATTTTTGGTAATGGGTGCTGGTGTGCGTCAATACTTACCATTATCAGGTGCAAAATCTTTTAAAGATGTAAAAGAGACAGAAATAGCTTTTGCAGAGGCAGTAGCTGCAACAGGTGCAGCGCTTCGTGACACGTCCAATACAAATAAAGGAGTCTTACTTCCAACTAGTGATGGAAAGTTCTCTCCGAAACAAAGTGTTACACGTGCGGAATTAGCTTATAGTCTCGTGCAAAATTTAGGATTACAGAAAGAAGCAGAAACGAAAATGGCTGATTCAATCACGGTACAATACAAGGGGGAAAGAATCCCAGTTGAAGATGCAGGTGAAATTCCTAGTCATCTTCGAGGATACGTACAGCTTGCGTTAGATTTAAATATTTTACATGCATACTTTGACATCACTCAGGGTCCTTATGATTTACAGCCGACCGTTAAAGCTACATTTAATCCAAATGGTCATGTTACAAGAGGAGAATATGCAGTAGCGATTTCTCGATATTTTGCAGCATATTAA
- a CDS encoding PDZ domain-containing protein, producing the protein MANDWLFELLKGVGFFFLNPIFYFVIFYAVLMGYRRVKRERSQFHSRVFDGYQELKTAFTYSLLIGAILSLVTVVTGVTVSPGILVLAGILFLLLSLTLQYQLLSPAYVLGGALVLASFLPVFIQEIPLLGYSIEFNNQLALSFLVLLGLLLVVEGFLIIKNGNQFTSPLLTQSKRGRTIGVQEIDRLWLLPLILFVPGELAAPWEWWPVLPIGQEGFTPIILPIPLGYRRRFQGMLTSEGTKREGKYVLYLGVMIGAASFLSLYGMVYSYLVIGAAIIGREAIAWSIRHHDQTKASLYTARNQGLVVIGIHPLSPAEKMGVQVGETITRINGESIRTPDEFYYHLQKNRSYCKLEILNFEGEIRFAQRALYEGEHHELGLLFVDDVSEQQKAVV; encoded by the coding sequence GTGGCAAATGATTGGTTGTTTGAGCTTTTAAAAGGTGTCGGCTTCTTTTTTCTAAATCCTATTTTCTACTTTGTCATTTTTTACGCAGTGCTTATGGGATATCGACGTGTGAAAAGAGAGCGATCTCAATTTCATAGCAGGGTATTTGATGGGTATCAGGAATTAAAAACAGCTTTTACATATAGTTTACTGATTGGTGCTATTTTATCTTTAGTGACGGTTGTTACTGGTGTCACCGTTTCACCAGGTATCTTGGTGTTAGCCGGAATATTATTCCTCTTGCTTTCCTTAACACTACAATACCAACTGTTATCTCCAGCTTACGTTCTAGGAGGAGCTCTCGTATTAGCTTCTTTTCTGCCAGTCTTCATACAGGAAATTCCTCTGTTGGGGTATTCAATTGAATTCAATAACCAACTAGCGTTAAGTTTTCTCGTTTTACTAGGATTGCTGCTAGTAGTAGAAGGATTCCTAATTATTAAAAATGGTAACCAATTCACGTCTCCACTTTTAACACAAAGTAAAAGAGGAAGAACGATCGGTGTACAAGAAATTGACCGGTTATGGTTACTACCACTCATTTTGTTTGTGCCAGGTGAATTAGCTGCACCGTGGGAATGGTGGCCTGTTCTTCCTATTGGACAGGAGGGCTTTACCCCCATTATTCTTCCGATTCCGTTAGGTTATAGAAGAAGGTTCCAAGGGATGCTCACAAGTGAAGGTACGAAGCGCGAAGGGAAATATGTACTCTACCTTGGTGTAATGATTGGGGCTGCAAGCTTTCTCTCACTCTATGGAATGGTGTACAGCTACCTCGTCATTGGAGCAGCCATTATAGGAAGAGAAGCGATTGCTTGGTCTATTCGTCACCATGATCAAACAAAAGCTAGCCTTTATACTGCGCGGAATCAAGGTCTCGTTGTAATCGGAATTCATCCACTTTCACCTGCAGAAAAAATGGGGGTACAGGTCGGTGAAACCATTACAAGGATAAACGGAGAATCCATACGTACTCCAGATGAATTCTACTATCATCTGCAAAAAAATAGATCATACTGCAAGCTCGAAATCCTAAACTTTGAAGGCGAAATCCGTTTTGCTCAAAGGGCCCTTTATGAAGGGGAGCATCATGAGTTGGGTCTATTATTCGTTGATGATGTATCAGAACAACAAAAGGCGGTAGTATAG
- a CDS encoding S41 family peptidase encodes MNRKWLAITLSCSIVTGASGVYVGSSSLFDSDTEEGSQSHEESFELSESLQKVQRAYDLISSGYVEEVPKQELVEGAIQGMISALDDPYSVYMDEETTKQFSDTLESEFEGIGAEISKIEGKIYIISPFKNSPAESAGLKPNDEVLEVDGKSVSGMDLYDVTMMIRGEKGSVVNLLIKREGMNKPLEIPVERAEIPNETVFSKTFEKNGKTIGYIEITSFSKNTAQDFHKQLESLEEKEIEGLLLDVRGNPGGLLDSVQHILRDLVTNNKPYVQIEERTGKKLQYYTELKKSKEYPIALLIDKGSASASEILAAALKEVEGYTLVGEKTFGKGTVQQAVSMGDGSNIKLTLYKWLTPNGNWIHGKGIEPNIEMKQPDFYRTHPIQLEEPLKKDMNDEHVKNAQIILESLGLQPGRVDGYFSHKTEIAVKAFQQMNGMPMSGVIDSSTAAAMEKAVLDKIKDPRYDLQLQTALNIIAKKK; translated from the coding sequence ATGAATCGAAAATGGTTAGCCATAACGTTATCTTGTTCCATCGTGACAGGAGCAAGTGGAGTATATGTGGGATCAAGTTCATTGTTTGATTCGGATACAGAGGAAGGTTCACAAAGTCATGAAGAAAGTTTTGAGCTAAGTGAAAGCTTGCAAAAAGTACAAAGAGCCTATGATTTAATTTCTTCTGGCTATGTAGAGGAAGTACCGAAACAAGAGTTAGTAGAAGGTGCAATCCAGGGGATGATCTCTGCATTAGACGACCCATACTCGGTATACATGGATGAGGAAACGACCAAACAGTTTTCAGATACATTAGAGTCCGAATTTGAAGGAATTGGAGCCGAGATTAGTAAGATTGAAGGGAAGATTTATATTATCTCTCCTTTTAAGAATTCTCCGGCAGAAAGTGCGGGTCTGAAGCCGAATGATGAAGTCCTCGAAGTGGATGGAAAAAGTGTAAGTGGGATGGACCTTTATGACGTGACAATGATGATTCGCGGGGAAAAGGGGAGTGTTGTGAACCTTCTAATTAAAAGAGAAGGTATGAACAAACCGCTTGAAATCCCTGTTGAACGAGCAGAGATTCCGAATGAAACGGTATTTTCCAAAACCTTTGAGAAGAACGGGAAAACCATCGGCTATATTGAAATCACTTCTTTCTCTAAAAATACTGCACAGGACTTTCATAAGCAATTAGAGAGTCTGGAAGAAAAAGAGATAGAAGGTCTGTTACTAGATGTTCGTGGAAACCCAGGTGGTTTACTCGACAGTGTACAGCATATTTTAAGAGATTTAGTGACCAATAACAAACCGTATGTTCAAATTGAGGAGCGTACAGGTAAGAAGCTTCAATATTATACAGAGCTGAAGAAATCGAAGGAATACCCGATTGCTCTCCTTATTGATAAAGGAAGTGCTTCTGCCTCCGAGATTTTAGCAGCTGCCTTAAAAGAAGTAGAAGGCTATACATTGGTAGGCGAAAAGACTTTTGGTAAGGGAACTGTACAACAAGCCGTTTCCATGGGTGATGGAAGTAACATTAAGCTGACCTTGTACAAGTGGCTAACACCAAATGGAAACTGGATCCACGGTAAAGGGATAGAGCCAAATATTGAAATGAAACAACCAGATTTTTACCGAACCCACCCGATTCAATTGGAAGAACCATTGAAAAAAGATATGAATGATGAACATGTGAAAAACGCACAAATCATTCTAGAAAGCTTAGGCTTACAACCAGGTAGAGTAGATGGCTATTTTAGTCATAAAACCGAAATCGCTGTAAAGGCCTTCCAACAAATGAATGGGATGCCAATGTCAGGTGTAATCGATTCATCTACAGCCGCTGCAATGGAAAAAGCAGTATTAGATAAAATCAAGGATCCGAGATACGACCTACAGCTTCAAACAGCCTTAAACATAATTGCGAAAAAGAAGTAG